Within Actinoplanes sp. L3-i22, the genomic segment TTCTGCTGTTTCGCGGTCCACTGCTGGTCTTTCGCGGTGGCGTTGCAGGCGACCTGGATCAGCAGGGCGCTGCTGGCGGTGGACGCGCCGGTCACGTCGACGCACTTGCCGCTCGCGCCCGAGGCCAGGGTGTACACGCCGGAGGCGACCGGGGTGGCGGCCTCGGACGGCAGGACCGCCCAGCCGATGATCGCCGCCGGGACGGCCGCTATGACCGTACCGAAGAAAATGGTCTTGTTTTTCATGGTCAGCCCACCGGATTCCAGTTGTCCGAGCCCGCCAGGTACTTCTGCGGGGTGTAATTGGCGGCCTGCGAATCGCTGAGCTGCGGCCGGTTGCTGTTGGTGGTCGCGCCCGCGCCGGTGTTCTTGTATTCGTAGAAGCGGGCGTTCTGCCAGGTCGCGTCGCCCATGTTGATCCACGGCTGGGCGGTCGCGATGGTCGCGCTCAGCGACGATTCGCGGTAAAGGACCTGCGCGTCCTGCCGCCACGGCCGGCCGAGCTGGGTGGTGTTGCTGGTCGCGCCGGTGATCGTCGACTTGTAGAACAGGAATCCGTAGGTCTGCTCGGCCGGGGTCGCCGCCGCGGTGATCGGGCCGCCGGTGCTGCGCTTCTCGTAGATGCTGCACGCGGTGAACACCGCGGTTCCGGTGCCGTAGATGAAGTCGACGGTCCCCTCGACATAGGAATTCGCGACGTACGCCCGGATCCCGCCGCCCTGAATAAGAAGCGTGTCCTGATCGGCAAGAACACGAACATTCTTGAGTACGGCCTTGTCCCCGTAAAGCGCGAGCGCCAGCGCCTGCGACGAACCGCTCGCGGCCTCGTCATAGTCGTTGGTAAATGTCAGGTTGGTCGCCTGAAATTCTTTCGCCTGTACGTAGACGGTGGCCGAACCGGTCGTGCCGTAGGTCGCCGCGTCCTTGTTCGCCACGATCACCGTGCCCGAGGAGGCCGAGCCGAGACCCTGGAACGTGATGTACGGCTTGGTCGACGGGATCACCACGTTCTCCCGGTACGTGCCGGCCTTGATCGCGATGGTCACCCGGCTGGTGTTGCCGGCCGGCACCGCGTTCACCGCCGCCTGCACTGTCGTGTACTGCCCACTGCCGTCCTTGGCGACGACCAGACTCCCGGCCGGAGCGCCGGCGACGTCGTTGAACGACCACTGCATGCGGGCGATATCGGAGCAGCTCTCCTCGACGATCGGGTTGTTGCCGGCGGTGGAGCCGTCCTTGTCGCTGACGCACATGCCGGTGGCGACGCTCTTGACCAGGTACTTTCCGCTGGCCGCGGTGGAGGCGGTGAACGTCCAGAGCTGGTTGTTCTTGGTCGCGTCGCCGCAGCTGTACTGCTGCAGCTGGGTGCCGGAGACGCTCGACGAGCTGGGCACGTCGACGCACTTGCCGCTGTTGCCGTTGACCAGCTGGAACTGGCCGGTGTTCTGCTGTTTCGCGGTCCACTGCTGGTCTTTCGCGGTGGCGTTGCAGGCGACCTGGATCAGCAGGGCTGAGCTTGCGGTGGACGCGCCGGTCACGTCGACGCACTTGCCGCTCGCGCCCGAGGCGAGGGTGTACACGCCGGAGGCGACGGGAACGGTCGCCGCCTCGGAGGGCAGGGTGACCGCGACGACCGCGGCGGACAGAGCGATCGCGACGCCGGCGCCGAACAGCCGGCGGCGTTGTCGCTGGGAGGTCTCGGACATCGAGATCCCCTTCCTGAGGACACGCCAGGTGAGGACGCACCTGGCTCTTCAGCAAGTGGATGCGCGACGAGCCCGGCGACAACAGAAACTCACTGATCTACATATCTGCGATTGCTCGGCCGCGCAGGCAGGGCGGCACCACCACCGCCAGCACCTTGACGACGTGACCGTCGCTATGCAGGTCTGGTATCCAGCTGCATGATTCAGGTGCTGGCGGCAGCAGGCCTACTCCGGCGCCGTGACCCGGTTGAACGGGCAACGTCAGATCAAGAAGGCCAGATGTGCATGGTCACGGCGCTGGACCCGATGTCCGGGGGCAGCCAGGTGGGCAGCGTGTGCCGGCTCGCGCCGCGGGGATATCGGTCGGTTTCGCCCTTGGGCAGCTTCGACGTGAAGTGGAGGAAGTTTGCCCTGTCGACGAACCATCCGCCGATCAGCTTCCCCTCGGGGGAGCGGTACACCAGGCTGTAGTTCGGCTCGGCGAAGGTGCCGCCGGGGTTGTCGACGTCGAACGCGACGTAGTCCCATTCGTCGGTCGGAGCCGACCGGGGTTTCAGCTCGGCGATCGTAGCTGGGAGCAGCACGGATTGATTCGTCGGTTGTCCGTTCACATACAGCTTGATACCGGCGACCCGGGCCGCCTCGTCCGCGTCGACCTGCAGGATGCCGCCGAGCTCGACGCTCTGCCCGGCCGGCAGATGCGCCCAGCCGGCGTTCAGGATCGCCGCCCAGTCGTTCAGCTGTGCTGACTGCCAGCCGTGCCCCGCCTGGTCCACGAACCGGAAGCGGACGTGCAGTTGCATCGGCTGGCTGGTGGTGTTGCGCAGAACCGTGGCCGCGCCGACGATGCGCCGGGTGGCCGGGCCGCCGGGCACCGGGAAGGTCGCGAACCCGCGCTCCTCAGCCGTGATGCCCTCGGCGATGTCGTCCTGCAACAGCGATGCGTCCGTGCTCGGCGACGGTACAGGCGGATCGTTGTCCTCAGGGGCCCCGTCGCAGCCCGCGGTCGTCCCGGAGGCCACTGCGAGTGCGGCCAGCATCAGGTTTCGCCGTGACAGGTGCCGGTTGCGCATCAACGTTCCCTGTCCTTGTATTTGAGATACAGCTCGTGCCGCAGGGCGCTGTGTACCCGTTGATAGTCCGCGCGCATGTCGTTCATCGCCTGGTCGGCCAGCTGCATGAAGGCCTTCTCGCCGTGGTGGTCGAGTACCTCTGGCTTGATGCTGACGTGGAACTCGACGAGCCCGACAGTGCTGGCCTGGATCTCCCGTCCCGACGATTCGCCCCGCGCGGTGATCTGCGCGCCGCGTTCCAGGTACTCGCGGTGCCGGGACGTGAACGGCGGTTCCATGACGCTGGAACGCTCGAACTCGTGCGCGAGCATGACCTCACGTCGCGCCTTCTGGTACGCCGTGGACATCAAGGTCGCTGTGCGTCCCAGCTGATGTGCCAGAAGCTCGGGGTCACGGTTGCGATAGTAGTGCTCGTAGCTGTCGTGCAAAAACCGCAGCGAGAGGTACTGCAGCGACTCGGCCCGCCCGTCGAGGTGCCCGTCGGGGGATGTCACCGTCACCGCTATCGCGCTGAGATCAGGTCCGATGCTGTCAAGCCCCGGGTTTGATGGAGAGCTTTGATGGTCCCCGGGTTTTGTGGGCGCCCGGAGGTGAAACTCCTCCGGGCGACCCGACCCTGCTGCCACGAGGCGTGCTCCGATCTGCCCGGCGGGCAGGTTGCCCGAGCCGTCGACGGTCGCCGCTATCGTTGAGCCGGTGATCGGCAACCTTGAGACGTTCCAGGACGAGCTGGCCGCCACCGGGTTTCCGCCGCTGGCCAACAAGCTGGCCGGGGCCGACTTCCGGGGCCGGATCGCCACCCGTGACCTCGGGCCGTTGCGGCTGGTCTCCCTGGATACGCCGGAGAGCGCCTGTGTCGGGCGCGAGCGCGACGCCGCCGACGGCGAGCACCTGGCGATCAAGGTGATGACCCGCGGCCGGACGCGGATCGAGCAGGGCCGTGGCGACGCCGAACTCGGGCCGGCCGACCTGATGCTGCTCGATCCCACGCGCACGATCCGGTTCGAGAGCACCGCCGCGACGCACGTCACCATCCTGGTTCCGCGCCGGGAGATTCGGATCCGGCCCGCGCAGATCGACCGGCTCGTCGGCAAACGCATCGACGGCAACCACGGTCCGGGCGCGCTGGTCTCCGTGCTGGCCCGCGACGTGCTGGCCCGCGACGTGCTGGCTCGCGAATCAGCGCGCTCGGCGACCGAGTTCCGCGAGGTGGAGGCGCTGCGGTCGGCGGCGGCCGTCATCGAGCTGATCGCGGTCGCCCTGGAGGCCCGGCTCGGCGACGAGCAACCGGCCCCGGACGAGTGGCTGCGCAACCGGATCGCCGGCTACATCGAGGCCCGGCTGGCCGATCCCGATCTGTCTCCGCTGGGCATTGCAACTGCCCATCACATTTCCGTACGCCGTTTGCACAAGCTGTTCGAGGACCAGCCGCTGACCGTCGCGGCTCTGATCCGGCGTCGCCGCCTCGAGCGCTGCCGGGCCGAGCTGACCGGCGGCGGACGTACGGTCACCGCCGTGGCCGCCCGGTGGGGGTTCTCCGATCCCACCCATTTCAGCAAGCTTTTCAAGACGACGTTCGGCTACACCGCCCGCGCACTGGTGACCAGCAACCGTGCGCTGACGACCAAGACGCGTACGGCCGGCCCGGAACAGGATGGTGATCACCAAGGCACGTAAGAGCAAATAGGAGAAGTCGTGGCGAAGGTCAACATCGTCCGCCCCGGTGAGGGCGAGATCCTCGGCAGCGGGGCGCAGCAGATCCGCATCCTGGAGAACGGCGAGCACACCGACCACCGGCTGGGGTTCGCCGAGGTCACCATTCCGCCGGGCACCCCGAGCCCGTTGCAGCACCGCCACGCCCAGCACGACGAGGGCTTCTACGTGCTGGCCGGAACGTTCCGGTTCACCGTCGGCGAGGACCACTACGACGCCGGGCCGGGCACCTGGGTCATCGTGCCGACCGGGGCGCCGCACACCTTCGCCAACATCGGCGACGTGAACGCGGTCATGCTCAACACGTTCACCCCGGACCTGTACGTGCAGTACTTCCGCGACTTCAAAGCCATGATCGATTCCGGGCAGCCGGTCAACGCCGAGACCATGAAACCGCTGTGGAAGAACTACGCCACCGAGATCTCGAACGAATACGCCTCGTGAAGCGCCTGCAGTACGACCGCTACGGCGCCCCGGAGGTGATGCGGCTCGCCGAGTTCGAGCCAGCGCCGCCGGGTCCGGGTGAGGTTCTCGTCCGGGTCCGGGCGGCGGCTTGCAGCGCGCTGGACTGGAGGATGCGCAACGGCGAGATGAAGCTGATGACCGGCCGCTCTTTTCCCCGGGCGATGGGACACGACTTCGCCGGGGTCGTCGAGGCGGTCGGCGCCGGTGTCACCCGGGTGAAGGCCGGCGACGCGGTGCTCGGCGGGGCTCGGTTCCGGCAGGCGGGGGCGTTCGCCAAAATGATCAGGAGCGCACTGCCCGGCCCGTTCCGGGCGATGATGGGCCGGCCGGTGACCGCCGACCTGACGGAGGTGGCCCGGACCTTGCGCGTGCCGATCGCCGGTACGGTCGCGTTGGCCGAGGCGATTCCCGCCCTGACCGAGCTGGAGCGCGAGCAGCGCCCGAAGGGCGGCAAACTGGTCATCATCATGGGATGACCTAGTCATGCCCCGTCCGTCCGGCCGCTTGATCACGACGCGATGCGAAGATCATTTTCGGTACGGTGCACGCCATGCGTTTACGATGGCGGCAGCTCACGGCGTCCGAACACCTCGGACTCTGGCTCAGCACGGTGCTGGCGCTGGTGTCGCTGGCCGGCTTCGCCACCGATCCCCGGTCGGCGACGCTCTGCCTGCTCTTCTTCGGCGGCGGCGCCGTCTTTATGCTCCACCTCTGGCGCCGCGAGGCCGTCACCGAGGCGACCGCCGAGATCGCTGCCCTGGTGCTCAGCACCGGCCGGCACGACCTGCCCGGATACCAGCGCCTGATCCCCGCGCTGACCCCGTTGCGCGGGGCGCGCGCCGCCGCCGCTCTCGCCGGGCTGCAGGACTGCGCCAAGTCGCTGGACGGCCTGTTCCTGCACGCCCGCCGCCGCGAGCTCGCCGGGCTGCCCGAGCCCGGCGACACCCCGCTGAGCTGGGCACTGGCCAGTCTGCATCCGGACGGCCACGTCCGTGAGGCAGCGGTGAACGCGATGGGCCGCCAGCCGCAGAGCGTGTTCGCGCCGTTTCTGGTCGAACGCGCGGTGGACCATGTCGGCGCGGTGCGGTCGGCGGCGCTGGCCGGGCTGCGCGCGCTGCTGGCCGACGAGTCCGCCTGGATGCCGGTCGCCCGCTCCTATCGCCGGGTGGCCGGCCGGCGGCATGCCGACGCGCTGGCCGAGCTGCTCGGCCCGCAGGTGCGGGTGCACGATCTGGCGCCGGTCTGTTGCCGGTTCCAGGGCGTGTACTGCGGCATTTCCTTCGGCCAGTCCTGCGATTTCGTGGACCGCCAGCCGGCGGCGGGTTCAGCCGGGCGCGGGTAGACCTCGTCGAGGCGATCCTGCGGGTCCCACTGCTCGCCGATCTTCTCGAAGCCGAAGCCCACTACGTCAACTGGCCGACGACGGCGCCGAACAGCCGGCGGCGTTGTCGCTCAGGGCCCGGTCCGGGCGGTGGCGATCCGTAGCACCTGGTGCAGTTCCAGGTCGGCGAAGCCGGCCGCGGTGGCCAGGGCGGCCCGTTCCACCGCCTCGGCCGCGGCGGCCGGAAGCTGCCGGATCGCCGCGCCCGCCGACTGCCCGCGGATCCAGCGCCACCACTGATGTTCGTCGGTGAAGCGGAACACCAGCGTCTCCTCGGCTGTCTCGACGTCGACGAAGCCGGCGTCGGCGAGCAGTTCGGTCAGCGGGACCGGCCGGGGGAGCGACCCGCGCGGCGGGCCGGCCGGTGCCCGCCGCGCGGCGCGACGCACCAGATCGGCGAGGAAGAGCCATTTGCGGTCGACGCCGCCGAGTTCGGACAGCACGACCGTGCCGCCCGGGCGCAGCACCCGGCCCAGTTCGGCCGCGGCCCGCCGGGGCTGGTCGAAGAATCGCACGCTGGTCGCGGAGCCGGCCACCTCGGCGCAGCGGTCCGGCAGTGGCAGGTCTGCGGCGTCGCCGAGGACCGGGAGCACCCGGTCGTCGTGGCGGCCGGCGGCGCGCAGCATGCCCAGGGAGATGTCCACGGCGATCACCCGTTCCGGCCGCAGCGCCTCGCGCAGGGCCGCGGCGAGCGCTCCGGTCCCCGCTCCGACGTCCACGGCGGTGCGGATCCGGCCGGATCCGTGGCGGGCCGCCGCGCCGGCCGCGGTCCGCGCCGCGATCGTGGTGAAGAAGGCGATCTCCGCGTCGTATGTGGTCGCGGTGTCGCCGAAGGCCGCCTCCATCAGGCGCCGATGCTCGCCGTCCCGACCCATCCGGCGCGTCCTTTCCGTGAGCATTGATCGATGGTGATCAGCATGCCAGAGTGGGGACACGGGTGCGGGCGTCGTGACGTCCGCCGACCGAGAGGCCATGGATGGACCTGGGAGATCCCGACCTCTACCGGGACGAGACGCGATTCGCGTCCTGGCGCGCGTTCGTCGCCGAGGACGCCGTGGTGTTCAGCGAGCCGGGCGCGTCCCCATCCGGGTTCTGGTCGGTGTTCTCGCACCGCGCCTGCCGGCAGGTGCTGGCCGCGGGCGGCCCGTTCACCTCCGAGTACGGCATGCTCATCGGTTTCGACGCCGACCACCCGGACCGCGGCGGCGGCAAGATGATCGTGGCTACGGACGGTCCGGCGCACACCCGGCTGCGCCGGATCCTGGGCCGCTTCCTGAGCCCGGGTGAGCTGGCCGGCCTGGGCCGGTTCATCGACGACGAGATCGGCCGCCAGTTGGCCGTGCTGCGGTCGTCGGGCGACGCGCCGGTCGATGTGGCGACCGGCATCGGGCCCCGGCTGCCCGCGGCGGTGGTGTGTCAGCTGCTGGGCGTGCCGCAGTCGGACCGCGACGAGCTGATCCGGCTGACCGACTCGGCCTTCGCCAGCCCGGACAGCGACTCGTCGGCGTCGCAGACCGCCGACGCGCACACCGAGATCTTCTTCTACTTCCACGACCGGATCGAGCAGTGCCGGCGGAGTCCGGGCTCCGATCTGATCAGCGCGCTGCTCACCGCGGACGGGCTGAGCACCGACGAGGTGCTGGCCAACTGCTACAACCTGCTGATCGGCGGGAACCAGACCTCCCGCCACCTGATCACCGGTGCCTTCCTGGCGCTGGCCCGGCACCCGGTCCTGCCGGCGGACGGTTCCCGGGCCGTCGACGAGCTGGCCCGCTGGCTGTCGCCGGGCATGCACGTGCTGCGGGTGGCCACCGACGACGTGAACGTCAGCGGGCGGCGGATCCGGCGGGGCGAGGCGGTGGTGGCCTGGCTGGCCGCGGCGAACCGGGATCCTGCGGTGTTCGACGCGCCCGGCGAGCTTCGCTGGGATCGGGCGCCCAACCCCCATCTGAGCTTCGGGCACGGCGTGCACCACTGCATGGGGGCCCAGCTGGCTCGGATGGAGGCCGGCCGGCTGCTGACCGCGCTGGCCCGGCAGACGGCCGGGATCAGCTGCGGCGAGCCGGTCACCACCCGGTCGAATCTGATCCAGGGGTTCCGCAGCCTGCCGGTATCGATCGACTGGCGTGCCTCGGTGCCGGTCTGAGCCCGGTGGTCACTGTGGCGGTGCGGCGTGGAACTCGCGTACCGAGCGGGGTCGCAGGTCGGTCCAGATTTCGGCGATGTGGTCGAGGCAGTGCTCGCGGTCGCCCCGGAATCCGGTGGCCTGCCACCCGGCCGGCACCGGGGTCGCCGCCGGCCACACCGAGTACTGCTGCTCGTCGTTGCGTACCACCAGGTGTTCCGGCATCTTCGCCCTCCGTCTCGCCGGGGATCCGGTCCGACCATATATATCATGATCGATGAGGAGGTGCGCGTGCCGCCGAACCCGTGGCTGGTGACGTGGGCGCCGCGCCCGGCGGCGACGCTGCGCCTGCTGTGCCTGGCCCCGGCCGGCGGTGCGGCCACCGCGTTCCGGGACTGGCCGGCCGAGCTGCCCCCGCACGTCGAGGTCGTGGCGGTCGAGCTGCCCGGCCGGGGTCTGCGGCACCGGGAAGCGCCGCCGGCGGCGATGGAGCCGGTGGTCGCCGAGTTGTGTGCGGCGGTCCGGCCGCTGTCGGACCGGCCGCTCGCGGTGTTCGGGCACAGCCTCGGCGCGCTGATCGGCCTGGAACTCGCGCACGGCCTGCGGGCGGCCGGTCTGCCCGAGCCCCGGTTGCTGACGGTGGCCGCCTGCCCGGCTCCGCAGCGCGCCTACGCCCGGCCCCGCCGGCCTGAGCCGTCCGAACAGGAGCTGGTCGCCGCGCTGCGGGAACAGGGCGGCGTGCCGGCGCGGATCCTGGCCGACGACCGGTACCGGGCCCGGCTGCTGGGCCCGCTACGGGCCGACGTCGCGCTGGTGGAGACGTTCACGCCACCGCGCCGGCCACCGCTGACCGCTCGCCTGCACGCCTACTGGGCGGCCGACGACGCCGGGGCCGGTGCGGCGGAGGTCGCCGGGTGGCAGGCCGAGACCAGCGGGGACTTCGGCACGCGCCGGTTTCCGGGTGGTCATCTGTTCCCGGTGAGCGCCCGGGCGCAGCTGCTGGGCGAACTCGCCGGCGACCTGCGGGCGATCCTCAGCTGACCCGCACCGGCAGGCTCGCCAGGATGCGCAGTTCGGCCGAGGGCCGGTGGACGGCCGGTCCCGCCGCAACCAGCGCACGCGTGCGGCCGGCCAGATGTTCGGCCACGGCGCCGGCCTGCAACCGGGCCAGGTGCACGCCCAGACATCGGTGGCGGCCGGCGCCGAACGCCAGATGCGCCTCGGAGCGCCCCGGCCGGAACCGGTCGGGCTGGTCGTGGACGCGCGGGTCCCGGTTGGCCGAGGCCAGCGAGAGCACCGCCATCCGGTTCGCCGGCACCACTCCGGACGGCGTCTCGATCTCCGCGGTGATCCACCGGTTCGCCGACTTGATCGGGCTCTCCCGGCGCAGCACCTCGTCGACCAGGGCGATCGCGGCATCACCGTCGGCGCGTACCGCGTCCAGCCGGTGCGGCTCGCGCAGTACCGACCGGACCAGCGCGGCGATCAGCGCCGTGGTCTCCTCGGCTCCGGCCGGGAACAGCCCGACCGCGTTGTCGCGCAGATCGTCGCGGGTCAGCCCGTGCGGCACCGCCGCGCCGCAGGCCGCGAGCGCGCCGCCAGGGACCGGGGACAACCGGTCCACGTAGCCCCGGAACGCCTCGATCGCCGCGTCGCTGCCGGCGCGGGCCGACCGGGGCGACGAGGGCCGCGCGGCCTGTTCGATCGCCGCCATCCACGGACGGAGAGTCTCGTAGGCCGCGGTCGGCACCCCCAGAATCCGGCAATTGACCAGGTACGGCAGATCGTGCGCGACGTCGGCGACCACGTCGAAGCTCCCGCCGCCGGCCCGCTCGGCGCGGGCGAATTGCCGGTCGACGAGTTCGCGGACGTCGTCGGACAGGCCGGCCACCGCGGCCCGCGAGTAGTACGGCGCCACCAGCCGGCGCAGCGCGGTGTGTGCCGGCGGGTCCCGGCTGACCAGGGCCCGGGCGAACGCCTGCGCTGAGGCCCCGGCCCGGCCGGCCAGCGCGTACCGGTGTGCCGGGAACTCGTTGGCGCTGCGGGTGTCGCGCAGCAGCAGGCGCACGTCCGCGTGCCGGGTCACCAGCACCGGCCCGCGACCTCGTACCCGGATGGGCTCGCTCTCGCGGAGCGCGGCGAGCAGCGGATACGGCTCGGCCAAAAAGTCCGGGTCGTCGAGTTGCTCGCCGGTCATCGGGGCACCCGCGGACCGGCCGGGACGGCCCGGCTCAGGGCCCGGCCGATCGCTTCGGCGGCGTCCGGGCTGATCCGGCCGGGCCGGAACGTGACCCGGGCCAGATAGCCGCCCTCCGGTGTGGGCCAGAGTGCGGCGCCGAGATCGGTCATCGACTCCGGCGGGTCGACGCGGTACCCGCGAGCCCGGACGCCGGGCAGTTCGAGCAGCGGCACGTCGTGCGGCTGGACGGTGAACATCACCCGGTAGGGCGGCCCGCCGGTGAGACCGGCCAGCCGGACCACCTCGCCGAGCGCCACGTCCCGCGCCGCCATCGCCGCGTTCAGGGCGGTGGCCGTGGCGGTCACCGCGGCGAGCGGCGCGGCGCCGGGATCCGGGCGCAGGCGTACGCAGAGCACGTCGATCAGGCATCCGAGTGCCCGCTCGAGCAGGGGGTCGGCGCGCTTGTCGATCGGTACGCCCACCACGAAGTCGGCCGCTCCGGTGGCCCGGGCGACCGCCTGCGCGAACACCGTGAGCAGCACCGCGAACCGGGTGCCGCCGACCCGGGCGGCCAGGTCGTCGGCGGCCCGGACGGCCGCCGACGGCACGGACTCCTCGACGATGACCGCCACGTCCGGCGGGGCCTGCTCGTCGGTGTCCGGCGGGCCGGGAAACGGCGGCAGACCGGCCAACGCGGTCCGCCAGAAAGCGCGTTGCCCGGCCGGCCGGGCCGAGGCCAGCCGGTCCACGCAGCGCAGCGCCACCTCGGCCACGCCCGGGGCGTCCGGCAGTTCCGGGGCCGGCCCGCGGTCACCGCGGCGCCGGTAGTGCGCGCTCAACTCGGCCACGGCCTGCCGCTCGGAGCTCGCGTCCCAGGTGACGTGGTGCACGACCAGCCCGGCGAACACGCCGCGGGGCGCGGCCACCGGGCAGACGACGAACCGGGACACCTGGCCGGTACCCGGGTCCAGGGGCTCCATCAGGGCCGAGGTGACCGCCGCGACGGCGGCGGCCTCGGCACCGACCGGATTGAGCCGGCGCACGTCCGGCGCGGGCGGCCGGGGCAGCGGTTCGGCGCGCGGCGGGTCGGTGAACACGTACGCGCAGCGCAGTGCCTCGTGCCGGGCCAGCAGGTCACCGTAGGCCCCGGTCAGCGCGTCGATGTCGACCTCGCCGGTCAGCATCCAGCCGAGCGCGCAGTGTGCGGCGCTGCCACCGCTGAGTTCGCCGGCCAGCAGCATCCCGACCTGCATCGGCAGCAGCGGCGCCGGGCCCGTCCGGGGTCCGCCGGGCCGGGCCGCACCGGCGACGGACAGGTGCCGGGCCAGGTCGGCCCGGGTGACCGAGGCGGTCAGCAGGGCGAGCGGGACCGGCCGGCCGAGCCGCTGCCCGAGCCGGGTGCCGATCCGGATCAGTTCGAGCGAGGTCACCCCGGCGTGCCCGAACGGTGTCGTCCACGAGGGTGTCCGGTCGCCGAGAATCTCCCGGACCGTGTGGTCGGCCGGGCTCGCGGACGCCACGACCGGATCCGGCCGGTCGCCGCGGTCGCCGGCCAGGGCCGGGTGGTCCAGCTTCCCGTTGCTCAGCAGCGGCAGCGCGGCCAGGTGCCGTACCTCGTCCGGCAGCAGGTGGGCGGGGAGCCGGTCGGCCAGGTCGGCCCGCAGGTCCAGTGGCACGCCGTCGCGGGTGGTGTACCAGGCGACGAGCCGGTCCCGGACCGCGCCCACCGCGCACCGGGCCACCCCCGGCAGGCCCGCGACCGCCGTCTCGATCTCTTCCGGAGCGATCCGGAAGCCCCGGATCTTGAGTTGGCGGTCGGCCCGGCCGGCGAAGCGCAGCAGGCCGTCCGGCGTACGGCGCCCGAGGTCCCCGGTGCGGTACAGCGGTCGCCCCCGGTACCGGACGAAGCGTTGCGCGGTCGCGTCCGGGTCGCCGAGGTAGCCGAGCCCGACCCGGGGCCCGCCGACGCAGATCTCGCGTAGGTCACCCGGCGGGCCCGCCGGGCGGTCCGGCTCGAGCAGGACCAGGTCGGTGCCGGCGACCGCCCGGCCGAGCGGGATGCCGTCGGGGTGTTCGCAGTCGTCCGGCGTGACCGGATGCACGGCGACGAAGACCGTGCACTCGACCGGGCCGTACCCGTTGATCAGGCGGATCGCCGGGTGCTCGCGCAGAAAGCGGCGCACGTGCCCGGTCGAGAGCCGTTCCCCGCCGGTGAAGAGCCGGTGCAGGCCGGCGAAGGCGCCCGGGTCCTCGTCGACGATCACGTTGAACAGCGCCGCGCCCAGCCACGCGGTGTTCACCCCGTGCTCGCGGATGCCGGCCCGCAGGGCGCCCGGATCCAGCGTGGG encodes:
- a CDS encoding AMP-binding protein, with amino-acid sequence MTSTIHGRFRARARAYPDAPAITGSGATISYRRLDTDSDRIAAGLHADGVRAGDRVGVLAGRGPQLPALLLGVLKAGAAYAVLDPAWPLARREQARELLGGPLVTVDPARTAQDRPVPPDTVTGTDPAQIFFTSGSTGRPKAAITPHAAMTRLLDDPEFASFGPHTVMPLGAPAAWDAFALELWGPLLAGGTAVVLDAPTLDPGALRAGIREHGVNTAWLGAALFNVIVDEDPGAFAGLHRLFTGGERLSTGHVRRFLREHPAIRLINGYGPVECTVFVAVHPVTPDDCEHPDGIPLGRAVAGTDLVLLEPDRPAGPPGDLREICVGGPRVGLGYLGDPDATAQRFVRYRGRPLYRTGDLGRRTPDGLLRFAGRADRQLKIRGFRIAPEEIETAVAGLPGVARCAVGAVRDRLVAWYTTRDGVPLDLRADLADRLPAHLLPDEVRHLAALPLLSNGKLDHPALAGDRGDRPDPVVASASPADHTVREILGDRTPSWTTPFGHAGVTSLELIRIGTRLGQRLGRPVPLALLTASVTRADLARHLSVAGAARPGGPRTGPAPLLPMQVGMLLAGELSGGSAAHCALGWMLTGEVDIDALTGAYGDLLARHEALRCAYVFTDPPRAEPLPRPPAPDVRRLNPVGAEAAAVAAVTSALMEPLDPGTGQVSRFVVCPVAAPRGVFAGLVVHHVTWDASSERQAVAELSAHYRRRGDRGPAPELPDAPGVAEVALRCVDRLASARPAGQRAFWRTALAGLPPFPGPPDTDEQAPPDVAVIVEESVPSAAVRAADDLAARVGGTRFAVLLTVFAQAVARATGAADFVVGVPIDKRADPLLERALGCLIDVLCVRLRPDPGAAPLAAVTATATALNAAMAARDVALGEVVRLAGLTGGPPYRVMFTVQPHDVPLLELPGVRARGYRVDPPESMTDLGAALWPTPEGGYLARVTFRPGRISPDAAEAIGRALSRAVPAGPRVPR